In a single window of the Raphanus sativus cultivar WK10039 chromosome 9, ASM80110v3, whole genome shotgun sequence genome:
- the LOC108836692 gene encoding high mobility group B protein 13: MATVAEAAPAKKSRNSRKALKQKNEIAESPLLLSSPAKRKETKKSYEKDLMEMQAMLEKMKIEKEKTEDLLKEKDEILRKKEEELETRDVEQEKLKVELKKLQKMKEFKPTMTFAFGQSLAQTEDDKKRKGKKKKDCPEMKRPSTPYILWCKDSWNEVKKENPDSDFKETSNILGAKWKTLSAEEKKPYEEKYKADKEAYLQVITKEKREREAMKLLEDEQKQKTAMELLDQYLHFVQEAEQDNKKKGSKKVKDPLKPKQPISAYLIYANERRAALREDNKSVIEVAKLTGEEWKNLSEEQKAPYEQMAKKNKEVYLQEMEGYKRTKEEEAMSQKKEEEELMKLHKQEALQLLKKKEKTDNIIKMKKETSKNKKKNETVDPNKPKKPASSFFLFCKDARKSLAEEHPGINNSTLTAHISLKWKELGGEEREMYNRKAAELMEAYKREVEKYNNKTKAA; encoded by the exons ATGGCTACGGTCGCAGAGGCTGCTCCAGCTAAGAAATCGAGAAACAGCAGAAAGGCGTTGAAGCAGAAGAATGAGATCGCGGAGTCACCGTTGTTGTTATCATCGCCAGCGAAGAGGAAAGAAACGAAGAAGTCATACGAGAAAGACCTGATGGAGATGCAGGCGatgttggagaagatgaagatcgAGAAGGAGAAGACAGAGGATCTGCTGAAGGAGAAGGACGAGATTCTGAGGAAGAAGGAGGAGGAACTCGAGACGAGGGACGTGGAACAGGAGAAGCTTAAGGTGGAGCTAAAGAAGCTTCAAAAGATGAAGGAGTTCAAACCTACCATG ACTTTTGCTTTCGGTCAATCTTTGGCACAAACTGAAGACGACAAGAAGAGgaaggggaagaagaagaaggattgTCCTGAGATGAAGAGACCTTCCACGCCGTACATCTTGTGGTGCAAGGATAGTTGGAACGAAGTGAAGAAGGAGAACCCAGATTCGGACTTCAAGGAGACTTCGAACATTCTCGGTGCTAAGTGGAAGACTCTGAGTGCAGAAGAGAAGAAGCCTTACGAGGAGAAGTACAAGGCTGATAAGGAAGCTTACCTCCAGGTTATTACAAAGGAGAAGCGAGAGAGGGAAGCCATGAAGCTACTTGAAGATGAGCAGAAGCAGAAGACTGCTATGGAGCTGCTTGATCAGTATCTCCATTTTGTTCAAGAAGCTGAACAAGACAACAAGAAGAAGGGCAGCAA GAAGGTGAAAGATCCTCTGAAGCCTAAGCAGCCCATCTCTGCTTACTTGATCTATGCGAATGAGAGGAGGGCTGCTTTACGAGAAGATAACAAGAGCGTTATTGAG GTTGCGAAGTTAACAGGAGAAGAGTGGAAAAACTTGTCTGAGGAACAAAAGGCTCCCTACGAACAG ATGGCAAAAAAGAACAAGGAGGTATACCTGCAAGAGATGGAAGGATATAAGAGGacaaaggaagaagaagctatgagccagaagaaagaagaagaggaactGATGAAACTCCACAAACAAGAAGCTCTCCAACTCCtcaagaagaaagagaaaactGACAACATCATAAAG ATGAAGAAAGAAACGAgtaagaacaagaagaagaacgagACTGTGGATCCTAACAAACCAAAGAAGCCTGCTTCTTCGTTCTTTCTCTTCTG CAAAGATGCAAGAAAGAGTCTGGCAGAAGAGCATCCTGGGATTAACAATTCAACTCTTACTGCCCACATTTCATTGAAATGGAAG GAACTTGGTGGAGAAGAAAGGGAAATGTATAACAGAAAAGCTGCAGAGTTGATGGAAGCCTACAAGAGAGAAGTGGAAAAGTACAACAACAAGACAAAGGCTGCGTAG
- the LOC108824397 gene encoding protein trichome birefringence-like 23 gives MKLKWESISTLHQNVFLAKVLAAIFITGLAFRFYAVRFGQVSVNGISDPQISPPSSVIISENEDLFPIDIEVEKCDLFTGKWIRDPLGPIYTNGSCGVVVDSHQNCITNGRPDSGFLYWKWKPNDCSLPRFDPLRFLHLMSNKSWAFIGDSISRNHVESLLCILSTVERPVEVYHDEEYRSKRWVFPSYNMTVSNIWSPFLVQAAIFEDSRGVSSAAVQLHLDRLDNTWTDLFPGVDYAIISSGEWFLKTAIYHENATPVGCHGCPQSSNITDLGFDYAYNTSLRHVMDFVASSNTKGTIFFRTSIPDHFENGEWHNGGTCKKTEPVNEDEVEMKVLNKILRDVEISQYQRVVTEMGEEAGRFKLLDFAGMLLTRPDGHPGPYREFRPFDKDKNAKVQNDCLHWCLPGPIDHLNDVILEIILNS, from the exons atgaagctaAAATGGGAATCAATCTCTACTCTCCACCAAAACGTCTTCCTCGCCAAGGTCCTCGCTGCCATTTTCATAACCGGCCTCGCTTTCCGCTTCTACGCCGTCCGCTTCGGCCAAGTGTCGGTGAACGGAATCTCCGATCCTCAGATCTCTCCGCCGTCGTCGGTTATCATATCGGAGAACGAGGATCTTTTCCCCATCG ATATTGAGGTGGAGAAGTGTGATCTGTTCACGGGGAAATGGATCAGAGACCCTTTGGGACCAATCTATACGAATGGCTCGTGTGGTGTGGTCGTGGATAGTCACCAGAATTGCATAACCAATGGCCGTCCTGACTCTGGTTTTCTCTACTGGAAATGGAAGCCTAACGACTGCTCCTTGCCTCGCTTCGACCCTCTTAGGTTTCTCCACCTTATGTCCAACAAGTCTTGGGCTTTCATTGGTGACTCCATTTCCCGTAACCATGTCGAGTCTTTGCTTTGCATCCTCTCCACT GTTGAGAGACCTGTTGAAGTGTACCACGACGAGGAATACAGATCAAAGCGTTGGGTTTTTCCTTCTTACAACATGACAGTCTCCAACATTTGGTCACCGTTTCTCGTTCAAGCCGCCATTTTCGAGGACTCAAGGGGTGTCTCATCAGCTGCAGTCCAGCTTCACCTCGACAGACTCGACAATACATGGACTGATCTGTTTCCGGGCGTCGACTATGCCATCATCTCTTCCGGAGAATGGTTCTTGAAAACCGCTATCTACCACGAGAATGCTACTCCTGTTGGCTGCCATGGCTGCCCGCAAAGTTCCAACATAACGGACTTGGGATTCGACTATGCTTACAACACGTCCCTGCGCCATGTCATGGACTTTGTCGCGAGTTCCAACACTAAAGGCACGATCTTTTTCCGGACTTCGATACCTGACCACTTCGAGAACGGTGAATGGCATAACGGAGGGACCTGTAAGAAAACAGAGCCCGTGAACGAGGACGAGGTCGAGATGAAGGTTTTGAACAAGATATTGAGAGATGTAGAGATTAGTCAGTACCAGAGGGTGGTTACGGAGATGGGTGAGGAGGCTGGGCGTTTCAAGCTTCTGGATTTTGCCGGAATGTTGCTGACCCGACCCGATGGGCATCCGGGTCCGTATCGAGAGTTCAGGCCGTTTGATAAGGACAAGAACGCAAAGGTACAGAACGATTGTCTGCATTGGTGCCTGCCTGGTCCGATTGATCACTTAAACGATGTTATATTGGAGATCATACTGAATAGCTGA